GCTTGTGAGTGGTAGCGCCGATAAAACTATTCGATTTTGGAATTTGAAAACCGGAACAGAAGAATATGTCCTGACTGGCTACACGCACCACATTGACTACTTCAGTATCAGTCCTGACAGGCGCATTGTTGTTACGGGAAGTAGCGATAACACGATTCAACTGTGGGAGATAGAACCTTAAGAGTTGCTCAAGCAGCAACCTTAGACCCAGATAAAAACGCTCTTTAATAAGAGGAACGGCGTTTCTTTTTGCTGGTTAAAGGCGGTAAGGGGGACGGAGAAGAACTGGGAGGGAGATAGCGTCGCGCTCGTTCTTCTATCGGTGCAGTTTGGATTTTTTGACTTTGCAACCAACGAACAAGAATTCCCAGCGCGATCGCGCTTGCACCAAAACCGAGCAATGTCCAGCGTCCGCCCACTCCCCCAATTGCTGCATCTACTAACCCGACAATAACAATAAAACTCGATATGGGTTCCTTGCGGTACATAGATTTCAAAAAACGAGGTAATAAAGCGTTCATGTAGTTATTCGATCGCGAGCATCGGTTCATTACTACTTATAGGGTATCTTAATCCGCTCGGCTTCGGCGCTGTAGGTTTGATTGTCGGAGAACAAAATTAGCAGCAACTCCCTTAAATCTTTTTCGCTGTGATGAGTTGCTGCTAAATTGTATTTTTACGATTGTTTTCCTGAGTTAGGAAACTGTCAAAACGGGAGACTGAATGTCTAGAGAATCCGAAGGTTCCCAAACTTTCCCATCAAGTGCCATTTGATCGATCAAACTCGCTAAACGAAGCGCCTTCAATGCTTGTTCGCCTCCCACGGAAGGTTGATTTCCCCCACGCACGCAATTGACAAAATGCTCTAGTTCCGCGTGCAATGGCTCGATATTGCTGGTGTAAACCTTTTCAATCAAACCATCCTGGCGATACAGCACTTGACCGTAATCTGTCATGCAGTTAGCAGTGGTTTGCCGATGAATCAGGATTTCGTTATTGAGAAAATCGGCTTCTGTCAGGGAATTTTTGCAGTGCGCTGTAATGCGACGAATTTTGCGATGGGTCACTTTACTTGCTGTTAGCGTCGCAACCATCCCGTTGGCAAAACCGAGGTTGGCGGTGACGTAATCGAGATATCCCGAATCCGAACAACTGCTTCCGCTTGCGGTTAGCTTGACGACGGGAGATGCCGCTAACTCCAGCAGCAGGTCAATGTCGTGAATCATCAAATCTAACACTACAGAGACATCGTTGGCGCGGTTGGAATAAGGACTCATTCGATGCGCTTCTAATGCCAAGAGTTCTTCGGTTTTGAGAACTTTATTTAATTCTTGGAATGCCGGATTGAATCGTTCGATATGCCCGACTTGCAAAATACAATTGGCTTGAGCTGCTGCATTGACGAGGGATTCTGCTTCTGCAATACTTGCCGCGATCGGTTTTTCAATCAGCGCGTGAATTCCCGCCTGAAGGCAGTTCATCCCCACGGGATAGTGCAGGCGAGTTGGGACAGCAATACAAGCTGCATCGATATGGGGCAAAAGATCGAGATAGTTCTCAAAAAAACGAACGCGATATTTGCTTGCAGTATCTAAACCGCGTTCGACATTAATATCGGATACCCCTACCAACTCAACGTCCTTAAGTAGACTGAGTACGCGGGTATGGTGTTGACCCATATTCCCCACACCAATTACGCCTACTCGGATCGGCTGCGGTTGATTTCTTTGAATGTTACCGTTCTGGCGTGCCTCTGACATCCTATCTTGCACTCCGTTGACTCCTCTACCACACTTGATTTAATCGATCGAAACATCTCTGGTTCCCTCGAACCATCCAGATAGTACCACAACATCTCTAAATATTAAGAAATTTAAAGTTTTTCCGGTCGATTCCTCGATTATCGAGACAATACCCAGGATGTTTATTTTTGTTTACATTTTCAGGGTTCAGGAGGAAATTTCGGTTGGTGAGTGTGTCAGTTTCTGTGCCGTCCATTTGACAAAATAACGATTTAATGATCCGGGGAACTATTCTATTTGCTTAGGAATTCGATGGGGTTAAGTTGCCAAAAGTTTAAAATACAGGGATTACAAGCAAATTCACGATTGTTTTTCAATGCGATCGCGCGATCGCTCAGATTCTCAAAGTCTTTGGAATGATAAGAAATTTATTTTTATATATGCAAACAAAAAAGTAAAACGAGATTTCAGTAAGTACCCCTCTAAAATGCCTCAAACAATTGTTGTCAAAATTGGAACCTCCAGTCTGACCCGCGACGGTCAATTGGCACTTTCTAGCCTTGCCGCTTTAGTTGAAACTCTAACTCGCCTGCGATCGCGTGGCAATCGCGTCATTCTTGTTTCTTCCGGCGCGGTGGGTGTAGGTTGTGCGAGGCTCAACCTTTTGGAAAGACCGCAACACATTGCCCTCAAACAAGCTGTTGCTGCCGTCGGACAAGGACGACTGATGCGCGTGTACGACGATCTATTTAGCAGTCTGCGCCAACCCATCGCTCAAGTCTTGCTCACCCGTCGAGACTTAATCGAACGGAGTTCTTACCTCAACGCCAAAAACACATTTCAAGAACTCCTGCGACTCGGAGTCGTTCCCATCGTCAATGAAAATGATACCGTTGCAGTAGAAGAGCTTCAGTTGAATTTTGGCGACAACGATACCCTCTCTGCCTTGGTTGCCAGTCTGATTGAAGCAGATTGGCTATTTTTGCTCACGGATGTGGATCGCCTCTATTCCGACGATCCTCGCCGGAATCCCGACGCTCAACCCATTTCTTTGGTTAATGCCGACCAACTCGCTCAATTGCAGGTACAAACCGGGACTAGCGGTTCTCAATGGGGGACTGGGGGAATGGCAACAAAGCTAACGGCAGCGCGGATTGCCACTAATGCGGGGGTGAGAGTCGCGATCGCGCAAGGAAAAATCCCCGAAAATATTGAGAAAATCCTCAAAGGAAAATTAATTGGCACGCAATTTGAACCGCAACCTCGCCCGGAAAATGCCCGCAAGCGCTGGATTGCCCACGGCTTAGTGGCAATGGGCAAACTTTACCTCGATTCTGGTGCGGTTCGTGCAATTTGCCATCAAGGTAAATCCCTACTAGCCGCAGGCATTACTCAAGTCGAGGGCGAATTCCAAACTTCAGATGCAACCATCCTGTGCGACTTTCAAGGTCGCGAGATTGCCAGAGGAATTGTCAACTACAGTAGCGCTGAGATTCAAAAAATCCAAGGGCAGCGCTCCGAGCGAATTCCTCTCATTCTCGGCTACGCCGGCGCTGATACCGTCGTTCACCGAGATAATTTAGCAATCCTCAAACGGTAATATCGATCTCGACAATCAGATCGTTATAGTCGAAATCGCTAATGGGACTGGGCATATCCTCAAAGCCAAACGTATTGTTCCCCAATATCCGAATGTGATCTGCTTGGTCTGGATTTGCACCAAAGAAAGAAAAGTATGCCGTGGGCAGAATTCCTCCGCGTGCCAAAACCACATCTAATTGGTTGGTTGGGTTTTGCTCCAAGAACTGCTCTGGCGTGGCATTCACAATGATAAAGGGCGCGTAGAGAACATTGCCTTGCAACAATCCCGAAACTGCTCGCGTGGTTTGGTGTTCTGTACTAATTTCAATGCTTGTTGCGCGGCGCGCGATCGCGGCTTGAGCGTAACCCGCTTGACCCGGTGCAATTCCATTCACCGTCCCTTGGGCATCGTCAATGCGGTACAAACCCACGACATTATTGAAGCGAGCTTCCCGGAAAACATTGAAATTGGCGGTAACATTACCGCTGGGAATATTTTGGGGGTTATTGGCATCGAGTAAATCCACTAATTCAGGTCCCCGGAACTGCTCTTGTCCCACGCCAATGGGGGGAAGCGTTCCCGTTTGCTGAATTTGCACCACAATGTCGTTAAAGCTCGCATCGCCATCTTCGTTGAATCCCAGGGAAAATTGACCGCTACCGCGATCGGTCACCTGAAGCGACGTTGTACCAAATCCAACGAATAAATTGCCCCCAGGAGGTCGCTGTCCGGCAGACTCCGCCGATCCCCCTCGAACAAAGTAGAAAAGGAAGCGATCGCCCGCCTGCAAATCTCCCAGTACGCCATCCTGCTTGTCAATCCCAAAACCATTGGGACGAGTGCCATCGGGAAGGGCAGAAAATAATATTGATGCGCGATCGAGAGCTGCCTGGTTATACTCCGCACTACCTGGCGTGAGATTTCCAATCCGACCTGTTGCATCATCAACCTTAAAAATCCCAATCTCACTTATCAAATTGCTATCAATCTGATTGAGTGCAAACTGCAAATTGGTCAGTCCGTTGTTAGTCCCCAAGGTAAACACGTTGTTTGCATC
This region of Lusitaniella coriacea LEGE 07157 genomic DNA includes:
- a CDS encoding DUF4114 domain-containing protein yields the protein DANNVFTLGTNNGLTNLQFALNQIDSNLISEIGIFKVDDATGRIGNLTPGSAEYNQAALDRASILFSALPDGTRPNGFGIDKQDGVLGDLQAGDRFLFYFVRGGSAESAGQRPPGGNLFVGFGTTSLQVTDRGSGQFSLGFNEDGDASFNDIVVQIQQTGTLPPIGVGQEQFRGPELVDLLDANNPQNIPSGNVTANFNVFREARFNNVVGLYRIDDAQGTVNGIAPGQAGYAQAAIARRATSIEISTEHQTTRAVSGLLQGNVLYAPFIIVNATPEQFLEQNPTNQLDVVLARGGILPTAYFSFFGANPDQADHIRILGNNTFGFEDMPSPISDFDYNDLIVEIDITV
- a CDS encoding Gfo/Idh/MocA family protein, which codes for MSEARQNGNIQRNQPQPIRVGVIGVGNMGQHHTRVLSLLKDVELVGVSDINVERGLDTASKYRVRFFENYLDLLPHIDAACIAVPTRLHYPVGMNCLQAGIHALIEKPIAASIAEAESLVNAAAQANCILQVGHIERFNPAFQELNKVLKTEELLALEAHRMSPYSNRANDVSVVLDLMIHDIDLLLELAASPVVKLTASGSSCSDSGYLDYVTANLGFANGMVATLTASKVTHRKIRRITAHCKNSLTEADFLNNEILIHRQTTANCMTDYGQVLYRQDGLIEKVYTSNIEPLHAELEHFVNCVRGGNQPSVGGEQALKALRLASLIDQMALDGKVWEPSDSLDIQSPVLTVS
- the proB gene encoding glutamate 5-kinase gives rise to the protein MPQTIVVKIGTSSLTRDGQLALSSLAALVETLTRLRSRGNRVILVSSGAVGVGCARLNLLERPQHIALKQAVAAVGQGRLMRVYDDLFSSLRQPIAQVLLTRRDLIERSSYLNAKNTFQELLRLGVVPIVNENDTVAVEELQLNFGDNDTLSALVASLIEADWLFLLTDVDRLYSDDPRRNPDAQPISLVNADQLAQLQVQTGTSGSQWGTGGMATKLTAARIATNAGVRVAIAQGKIPENIEKILKGKLIGTQFEPQPRPENARKRWIAHGLVAMGKLYLDSGAVRAICHQGKSLLAAGITQVEGEFQTSDATILCDFQGREIARGIVNYSSAEIQKIQGQRSERIPLILGYAGADTVVHRDNLAILKR